A section of the Mycolicibacterium anyangense genome encodes:
- the fadD32 gene encoding long-chain-fatty-acid--AMP ligase FadD32: protein MPFHNPFIKNGRITFPEGASVVKHVERWAKVRGDKLAYRFLDFSTERDGVVRELRWADFSTRNRAVAARLQQVTQPGDRVAILCPQNLEYLIAMFGTMYSGRIAVPLFDPSEPGHVGRLHAVLDDCTPSAILTTTEAAEGVRKFFRTRPAKDRPRVIAVDAVPDEVGATWEHYDDIDETTIAYLQYTSGSTRIPTGVQITHLNLATNIVQVIEALEGEEGDRGVSWLPFFHDMGLITALLSPMIGHYFTFMTPAAFVRRPGRWIRELARKPGDTGGTISPAPNFAFDHAALRGLPKDDEEPLDLSNVKAILNGSEPISAATVRRFNEAFGPYGFQPKAIKPSYGLAEATLFVSTTPSSDEPTIISVDRDELNVGRFVQVPDDSPKAVAQAGAGKIGVDEWAVIVDHESATELPDGQIGEIWISGQNMGTGYWNKPEETVAVFQNILKSRTSPSHAEGAADDATWVRTGDLGAYHDGELYITGRTKDLVIVDGRNHYPQDLEYSAQEATKAVRTGFVAAFSVPANRLPDEVFENAHSGLKRDADDTSEQLVIVAERAPGSHKMELGPIVDDIRAAVAVRHGVTVRDVLLTPAGAIPRTSSGKIGRRACRSAYLDGTLRSGKVANAFPDETE, encoded by the coding sequence ATGCCGTTCCATAACCCGTTCATCAAGAACGGCCGGATCACCTTCCCCGAGGGCGCCAGCGTGGTCAAGCATGTCGAGCGCTGGGCCAAGGTCCGCGGCGACAAGCTGGCCTACCGTTTCCTGGATTTCTCCACCGAACGCGACGGTGTGGTCCGCGAACTGCGCTGGGCCGACTTCAGCACCCGCAACCGCGCCGTGGCTGCCCGGCTGCAGCAGGTGACCCAGCCTGGTGACCGGGTGGCCATCCTGTGCCCGCAGAACCTCGAATACCTGATCGCCATGTTCGGCACCATGTACTCCGGCCGGATCGCCGTCCCGCTGTTCGATCCGTCCGAGCCCGGTCACGTCGGCCGCCTGCACGCGGTGCTCGACGACTGCACCCCGTCGGCGATCCTGACCACCACCGAGGCCGCCGAAGGGGTGCGCAAGTTCTTCCGCACCCGCCCGGCCAAGGACCGCCCCCGCGTCATCGCCGTCGACGCCGTGCCCGACGAGGTCGGTGCCACCTGGGAGCACTACGACGACATCGACGAGACCACTATCGCCTACCTGCAGTACACCTCCGGGTCGACCCGGATCCCCACCGGTGTGCAGATCACCCACCTGAACCTGGCCACCAACATCGTCCAGGTGATCGAGGCGCTCGAAGGCGAGGAAGGCGACCGCGGCGTTTCGTGGCTGCCGTTCTTCCACGACATGGGCCTGATCACCGCGCTGCTGTCGCCGATGATCGGGCACTACTTCACGTTCATGACGCCTGCGGCTTTCGTGCGCCGTCCCGGCCGCTGGATCCGCGAGCTCGCCCGCAAGCCCGGTGACACCGGCGGCACCATCTCCCCGGCACCCAACTTCGCCTTCGACCACGCGGCACTGCGCGGTCTGCCCAAGGACGACGAGGAGCCGCTGGATCTGTCCAACGTCAAGGCCATCCTCAACGGCAGCGAGCCGATCTCGGCGGCCACTGTGCGCCGGTTCAACGAGGCGTTCGGCCCGTACGGCTTCCAGCCCAAGGCCATCAAGCCGTCCTACGGCCTGGCCGAGGCCACGCTCTTCGTGTCGACCACGCCGTCCTCCGACGAGCCCACGATCATCTCCGTCGACCGCGACGAGCTGAATGTCGGCCGCTTCGTGCAGGTGCCCGATGATTCACCGAAGGCGGTCGCCCAGGCCGGTGCGGGCAAGATCGGCGTCGACGAGTGGGCGGTGATCGTCGACCACGAGTCGGCCACCGAGCTCCCCGACGGGCAGATCGGCGAGATCTGGATCAGCGGCCAGAACATGGGCACCGGGTACTGGAACAAGCCCGAGGAGACCGTCGCGGTCTTCCAGAACATCCTCAAGTCACGGACCAGCCCGTCGCACGCCGAGGGCGCGGCCGATGACGCGACCTGGGTGCGCACCGGCGACCTCGGTGCCTACCACGACGGCGAGCTCTACATCACCGGCCGCACCAAGGACCTGGTGATCGTCGACGGCCGTAATCACTACCCGCAGGATTTGGAGTACTCCGCGCAGGAGGCCACCAAGGCGGTGCGCACCGGATTCGTCGCGGCCTTCTCGGTGCCGGCGAACCGGCTGCCCGACGAGGTGTTCGAGAACGCCCATTCGGGTCTCAAGCGCGATGCCGACGACACCTCCGAGCAGCTGGTGATCGTCGCCGAGCGCGCCCCCGGTTCCCACAAGATGGAGCTGGGCCCGATCGTCGACGACATCCGCGCGGCGGTTGCGGTGCGCCACGGTGTCACGGTGCGTGACGTGCTGCTGACCCCGGCCGGTGCGATTCCGCGTACCTCCAGCGGCAAGATCGGCCGGCGTGCCTGCCGTTCGGCCTATCTGGACGGCACCCTGCGCAGTGGGAAGGTGGCCAACGCCTTCCCGGACGAGACGGAATGA
- a CDS encoding DUF732 domain-containing protein produces MQPSDARMPGNAAGDPAGSSVAPVGRPRQVLVAGMLVPAAWLLIGCSAGEDLVTTAAPAEQVLGPVHGQGASLSPDSGMQSAKLDVTPVQRSFLDALSAAGVHPSSELQALSIGSSVCQAHAAGQSDQAVWDYIAPMVRSDVDDAPSPSPPTASDTQVNAVTADYIRIATQRLC; encoded by the coding sequence GTGCAGCCATCGGATGCCCGCATGCCCGGCAACGCTGCCGGTGACCCTGCCGGCAGTTCGGTGGCGCCCGTCGGCAGGCCCCGGCAGGTGCTGGTGGCCGGCATGCTGGTCCCCGCAGCCTGGCTACTGATCGGCTGCAGTGCGGGGGAGGATCTGGTCACCACGGCGGCGCCCGCCGAACAGGTGCTCGGTCCGGTGCACGGCCAGGGTGCCTCGCTGTCGCCGGACAGCGGGATGCAGTCGGCCAAACTCGACGTCACCCCGGTGCAGCGGTCCTTCCTGGACGCGCTGTCCGCGGCGGGCGTGCACCCCTCCAGCGAGTTGCAGGCGCTGTCCATCGGCTCCTCGGTGTGTCAGGCCCACGCGGCCGGCCAGAGCGATCAGGCGGTGTGGGACTACATCGCCCCGATGGTGCGCAGCGACGTCGACGATGCCCCTTCGCCGTCACCGCCGACGGCGTCCGATACGCAGGTCAATGCGGTGACGGCGGATTACATCCGGATCGCCACCCAGCGGCTCTGCTAG
- a CDS encoding acyl-CoA carboxylase subunit beta — protein sequence MTASTTAEKLAELREKLELAKEPGGEAAAAKRDKRGIPSARARIHALLDPGSFLEIGALARTPGDPNALYGDGVVTGHGTINGRPVGVFSHDQTVFGGSVGEMFGRKVAKLMEWVAMVGCPIIGINDSGGARIQDAVTSLAWYAELGRRHELLSGVVPQISIILGKCAGGAVYSPIQTDLVVAVRDQGYMFVTGPDVIKDVTGEDVTLDELGGADYQARYGNIHQVVDSEKDAFQYVRDFLEFLPPNTFDDAPVINPGLEPEITPHDLELDSLVPDADNTAYDMHEILIRIFDDGDFLDVAAQAGQAMITGFARVDGRPVGVIANQPMYMSGAIDNEASDKAARFVRFCDAFNVPLVFVVDTPGFLPGVEQEKNGIIKRGGRFLYAVVEADVPKVTLTIRKSYGGAYAVMGSKQLTADLNFAWPTARIAVIGAEGAAQLLVKRFPDPTAPEVQKIRADFIEGYNLNMAIPYIAAERGFIDAVIEPHQTRLLLRRSLKLLRDKQINRVLRKHGLIPI from the coding sequence GTGACCGCCAGCACGACCGCCGAGAAGCTCGCCGAACTCCGCGAAAAGCTGGAGCTGGCAAAGGAACCCGGTGGTGAGGCGGCTGCCGCCAAGCGCGACAAGCGCGGCATCCCGAGTGCCCGGGCCCGCATCCACGCGCTGCTCGACCCGGGCAGTTTCCTGGAGATCGGCGCGCTGGCCCGCACCCCGGGTGACCCGAACGCGCTGTACGGCGACGGTGTGGTCACTGGCCACGGCACCATCAACGGCCGCCCGGTGGGGGTGTTCTCCCATGACCAGACCGTGTTCGGCGGATCGGTCGGCGAGATGTTCGGCCGCAAGGTCGCCAAGCTGATGGAGTGGGTGGCCATGGTCGGCTGCCCGATCATCGGTATCAACGACTCCGGCGGTGCCCGCATCCAGGATGCCGTCACCTCGCTGGCCTGGTACGCCGAGCTCGGCCGCCGCCACGAGCTGTTGTCCGGTGTGGTGCCGCAGATCTCGATCATCCTGGGCAAATGCGCGGGTGGCGCGGTCTACTCGCCGATCCAGACCGACCTCGTGGTCGCCGTGCGCGACCAGGGCTACATGTTCGTCACCGGGCCCGACGTCATCAAGGACGTCACCGGTGAGGACGTCACCCTCGACGAGCTCGGCGGCGCGGACTACCAGGCCCGCTACGGCAACATCCACCAGGTGGTCGACTCGGAGAAGGACGCCTTCCAGTACGTCCGGGATTTCCTGGAGTTCTTGCCGCCCAACACCTTCGACGACGCACCGGTGATCAACCCGGGCCTGGAGCCCGAGATCACCCCGCACGATCTCGAACTGGACAGCCTGGTGCCGGACGCGGACAACACCGCCTACGACATGCACGAGATCCTGATCCGGATCTTCGACGACGGTGACTTCCTCGACGTGGCGGCCCAGGCCGGTCAGGCGATGATCACCGGGTTCGCCCGCGTCGACGGCCGCCCGGTCGGGGTGATCGCCAATCAGCCGATGTACATGTCGGGTGCCATCGACAACGAGGCTTCCGACAAGGCGGCCCGGTTCGTCCGGTTCTGCGACGCGTTCAACGTGCCGCTGGTCTTCGTCGTCGACACCCCGGGTTTCTTGCCCGGTGTGGAGCAGGAGAAGAACGGCATCATCAAGCGCGGCGGCCGGTTCCTGTACGCGGTGGTCGAGGCCGACGTGCCGAAGGTGACGCTGACCATCCGCAAGTCCTACGGCGGTGCGTACGCCGTGATGGGTTCCAAGCAGCTCACCGCCGATCTGAACTTCGCCTGGCCGACGGCCCGGATCGCAGTGATCGGTGCCGAGGGTGCGGCCCAGCTGTTGGTCAAGCGGTTCCCGGATCCCACCGCACCGGAGGTGCAGAAGATCCGCGCGGACTTCATCGAGGGCTACAACCTCAACATGGCGATTCCCTACATCGCCGCCGAGCGCGGGTTCATCGACGCGGTGATCGAACCTCACCAGACTCGGCTGCTGTTGCGCAGGTCGCTGAAGCTGCTGCGCGACAAGCAGATCAACCGGGTGCTGCGCAAGCACGGCCTGATCCCGATCTAA
- the culp6 gene encoding carboxylesterase Culp6, with product MAVAVALIVAIIVIVVRKPESPPTAVPPTAVPPTATTPGKKPRPEFQNASCPDVDMIAIPGTWESSPTDDPLNPTQFPIALLRNVTGPLTDQFGRDRLEVYTVPYTAQFHNPLSADKQMSYNDSRAEGTRAAVKAMTEMNERCPLTSYVIVGFSQGAVIGGDLASDIGNGRGPVDEDLVLGVTLIADGRRQVGVGQDVGPNPPGQGAEITLHEVPVLSAMGLTMTGERPGGFGALNNRTNQICAPGDLICAAPEQAFNITNLPETLNVLAGGAGQPVHAMYNTPQFWNLDGQTATAWTLNWARDLIQNAPQPKHG from the coding sequence ATGGCCGTCGCCGTGGCCCTGATCGTCGCCATCATCGTGATCGTCGTGCGCAAGCCGGAGTCGCCACCCACCGCGGTGCCGCCAACGGCCGTTCCGCCGACGGCCACCACACCCGGCAAGAAACCGCGTCCGGAATTCCAGAACGCCAGTTGCCCCGACGTCGACATGATCGCCATTCCCGGCACGTGGGAGTCCTCGCCGACCGACGATCCGCTCAACCCGACGCAGTTCCCGATCGCGCTGTTGCGCAATGTGACCGGACCGCTCACCGATCAGTTCGGCCGGGACCGCCTCGAGGTGTACACCGTTCCCTACACCGCGCAGTTCCACAATCCGCTCTCGGCGGACAAGCAGATGTCCTACAACGACAGCCGCGCCGAGGGAACCCGCGCCGCGGTCAAGGCCATGACCGAGATGAACGAGCGCTGCCCGCTGACGTCGTACGTGATCGTCGGCTTCTCCCAGGGCGCGGTGATCGGCGGTGACCTGGCCAGTGACATCGGTAACGGTCGCGGACCGGTCGACGAGGATCTGGTGCTCGGTGTCACGTTGATCGCCGACGGGCGGCGACAGGTCGGTGTCGGCCAGGACGTCGGACCCAATCCGCCGGGTCAGGGCGCCGAGATCACCCTGCATGAGGTGCCGGTGCTCTCGGCCATGGGCCTGACCATGACCGGTGAGCGTCCCGGCGGGTTCGGCGCGCTGAACAACCGGACCAACCAGATCTGCGCGCCGGGTGATCTGATCTGCGCGGCACCGGAACAGGCGTTCAACATCACCAACCTGCCCGAGACCCTCAATGTGCTCGCCGGGGGCGCCGGTCAGCCGGTCCATGCCATGTACAACACGCCGCAGTTCTGGAACCTCGACGGCCAGACCGCGACGGCGTGGACACTGAACTGGGCGCGCGATCTGATCCAGAACGCGCCTCAACCGAAACACGGATGA
- the pks13 gene encoding polyketide synthase Pks13 (Pks13 is a key enzyme in mycolic acid biosynthesis.) — translation MTVAEMREWLRNWVANATSQSPDKIDESTPMVELGLSSRDAVAMASDIEDLTGVTLTATVAFRHPTIESLATVIIEGEPEAEYNEDGQDWVRTVDEGVYNIAIVGLATRFPGDMNTPDEMWQALLEGRDAITDLPEGRWAEFLADPRIADRVGKAATRGGYLSDIKGFDAEFFALSKMEADNMDPQQRMALELTWEALENARIPASSLRGTDVGVFMGASNNDYQFLAVADPTTAHPYAITGTTSSIIANRVSYFYDFRGPSVAVDTACSSSLVATHQGVRSLRSGEIDVAIVGGVNAMITPLVTIGFDEVGGVLAPDGRIKSFSSDANGYSRAEGGGVLVLKRLADARRDGDEILAVIAGGAVNHDGRSNGMLAPNPDAQAEVLRKAYRDAGINPRSVDYIEAHGTGTILGDPIEADALGRVIGRGRSADQPALLGAVKSNVGHLESAAGAASLAKVALSLSRNKVPPSINYSGPNPYIDFDGIHLKVADSVTEWPRYSGHAVAGVSGFGFGGANAHLVLREVLPTDLIEPEPQTDSADKPDTSAADAVYVGGVRMDEYGEFIDDDDEYSAAATAFADDAEPELPGLTEEALELIEAARAELEAAQDKPAQVVPLAISGFLTSRKRTVAAELADWIDSPEGRAASLESIGRSLSRRNHGRSRAVVMAHDHDEAVKGLRAIADGKQSPLVYSADGPVTNGPVWVFAGFGAQHRKMGKELYLRDEVFAEWINKVDALIQDERGYSIVELILDDAIDYTNETCEYPIEVVQTVIYALQIALGELLRHHGATPGAVIGQSLGEAAAAYFAGGLSLADATRTICSRAHLMGEGEAMLFGEYIRLMALVEYSADEIKTVFSDYPDLEVCVYAAPTQTVIGGPPEQIDAIVARAEAEGKFARKLQTKGASHTQQMDPLLGELSAEITGIDAHPLQVPYYSTVHEGSLIRPGGEPIHDVEYWKKGLRHSVYFTQGIRNAVDNGHTTFLELAPNPVALMQVGLTTASAGLHDGQLIATLARKQDEVASMVAAMAQLYVYGHDLDFRSMFGPGDYAAIPPTRFRRKEHWLNAQFSADGATMIPGTHVATPDGRHVWEYAAKGQTDLAALVKAAAVQVLPDATLTASEQRAVPGEGARLVTTLTRHPGGASVQVHARIDESFTLVYDAIVTRSGAVSALPAAVATGVAVTAPVQAPAVEEPADDASILHDNLAAGAGVAATLGKWSPDTDETVHDRLSLIVGSAMGYEPEDLPWEVPLIELGLDSLMAVRIKNRVEYDFDLPPIQLTAVRDANLYAVEKLIEYAIEHRDEVEDLAEAQKGKTAEEIAAEQAELMGGATTVAELEAKLAEAGHPIAAEATEAAAPEPNVPPPPTNPAGPAIPPPPTDPSGPGAGKSAGASEATGKSAAAKAAAKVLTQEAVTEALGADVPPREAAERVTFATWAIVTGKSPGGIFNELPAVDDETAGKIAQRLSERAEGTITVEDVRAAKTIEELATTVREFLEAGELEGFVRTLRAPKEGSKHVPVFVFHPAGGSTVVYEPLLKRLPADTPVYGLERVEGSIEERAAEYVPKLMEINGKGPYILAGWSLGGALAYACAVGLKRNGCDVRFVGLIDTVRAGEEVPQTKEEIRARWDRYALFAQRTFNVEIPEIPYAQLEELDDEGQVRFVLDAVQESGVNIPGGVIEHQRTSYLDNRALDTANIEQYDGHVTLYMADRYHDDAIMFEPRYGIRKPDGGWGEFVSELEVVPIGGEHIQAIDEPYIAKVGAHLSEAINRIDAEENQ, via the coding sequence ATGACCGTCGCGGAGATGCGCGAGTGGCTGCGCAACTGGGTGGCCAACGCTACCTCGCAGTCGCCGGACAAGATCGACGAGTCCACCCCGATGGTCGAGCTGGGTCTGTCCTCGCGTGACGCGGTGGCGATGGCCTCCGATATCGAGGACCTGACCGGGGTCACGCTGACCGCCACCGTCGCGTTCCGGCATCCGACCATCGAATCACTGGCCACCGTGATCATCGAGGGCGAGCCTGAGGCCGAGTACAACGAGGACGGCCAGGACTGGGTCCGCACCGTCGACGAGGGCGTATACAACATCGCCATCGTCGGCCTGGCGACCCGGTTCCCCGGCGATATGAACACCCCGGACGAGATGTGGCAGGCGCTGCTGGAGGGTCGCGACGCGATCACCGACCTGCCCGAGGGCCGCTGGGCCGAGTTCCTGGCCGACCCGCGGATCGCCGACCGGGTGGGCAAGGCCGCCACCCGTGGCGGCTATCTGAGCGACATCAAGGGGTTCGACGCCGAGTTCTTCGCGCTGTCGAAGATGGAAGCCGACAACATGGATCCGCAGCAGCGCATGGCGCTGGAGCTGACCTGGGAGGCGCTGGAGAACGCCCGCATCCCGGCGTCGAGCCTGCGCGGCACCGATGTCGGCGTCTTCATGGGTGCGTCCAACAACGACTACCAGTTCCTGGCGGTCGCTGATCCGACGACGGCGCACCCCTATGCGATCACCGGCACCACCAGCTCGATCATCGCCAACCGGGTGTCGTACTTCTACGATTTCCGCGGTCCGTCGGTGGCGGTCGACACCGCCTGCTCCAGCTCGCTGGTGGCCACCCATCAGGGTGTGCGGTCCCTGCGGTCGGGTGAGATCGACGTGGCCATCGTCGGTGGCGTCAACGCGATGATCACCCCCCTGGTCACGATCGGCTTCGACGAGGTCGGTGGCGTTCTGGCACCCGATGGCCGGATCAAGTCGTTCTCCTCTGACGCCAACGGGTATTCGCGCGCCGAGGGCGGTGGTGTCCTCGTGCTCAAGCGGCTGGCCGACGCCCGCCGCGATGGTGACGAGATCCTGGCCGTGATCGCCGGTGGCGCGGTCAACCACGACGGCCGCTCCAACGGCATGCTGGCGCCCAACCCCGACGCCCAGGCCGAGGTGCTGCGCAAGGCCTACCGGGACGCCGGTATCAACCCGCGCTCCGTCGACTACATCGAGGCGCACGGCACCGGAACCATCCTCGGTGACCCGATCGAGGCCGACGCGCTGGGCCGCGTCATCGGCCGGGGCCGTTCCGCCGACCAGCCCGCGCTGCTCGGGGCGGTCAAGTCGAACGTGGGCCACCTGGAGTCCGCGGCCGGCGCGGCCAGCCTGGCCAAGGTCGCATTGTCGTTGAGCCGCAACAAGGTTCCGCCGTCCATCAACTACTCCGGACCCAACCCCTACATCGACTTCGACGGTATTCACCTGAAGGTCGCCGACTCCGTCACCGAATGGCCCCGCTACAGCGGCCATGCGGTGGCCGGTGTGTCGGGCTTCGGTTTCGGTGGGGCCAACGCCCACCTGGTGCTGCGCGAGGTGCTGCCCACCGATCTCATCGAACCCGAACCGCAGACAGATTCGGCCGACAAGCCGGACACCTCTGCCGCCGACGCCGTCTATGTGGGTGGTGTGCGGATGGACGAGTACGGCGAGTTCATCGACGATGACGACGAGTACAGCGCCGCGGCAACTGCCTTCGCTGACGACGCCGAGCCGGAACTGCCCGGCCTCACCGAGGAGGCCCTCGAGCTCATCGAGGCCGCCCGTGCCGAGCTGGAAGCTGCGCAAGACAAGCCGGCTCAGGTTGTCCCACTGGCTATTTCGGGATTCCTGACCTCGCGCAAGCGCACTGTGGCTGCTGAGCTGGCGGACTGGATCGACAGCCCGGAAGGCCGGGCGGCGTCGCTGGAGTCCATCGGGCGTTCGCTCTCGCGGCGCAACCACGGTCGCTCCCGTGCGGTCGTGATGGCCCACGATCACGACGAGGCCGTCAAGGGTCTGCGCGCGATCGCCGACGGCAAGCAGAGCCCGCTGGTCTACAGCGCCGACGGTCCGGTCACCAACGGCCCGGTCTGGGTGTTCGCCGGATTCGGTGCGCAACACCGCAAGATGGGCAAGGAGCTCTACCTGCGCGACGAGGTGTTCGCGGAGTGGATCAACAAGGTCGACGCGCTGATCCAGGACGAGCGTGGCTACTCGATCGTCGAGCTGATCCTCGACGATGCGATCGACTACACCAACGAAACCTGCGAATACCCGATCGAAGTCGTCCAGACGGTGATCTACGCACTGCAGATCGCCCTCGGTGAACTGCTGCGCCACCATGGCGCGACGCCGGGTGCGGTGATCGGGCAGTCGCTCGGCGAGGCCGCCGCGGCCTACTTCGCCGGCGGCCTGTCGCTGGCCGACGCCACCCGCACCATCTGCTCGCGCGCCCACCTGATGGGTGAGGGCGAGGCCATGCTGTTCGGTGAGTACATCCGGCTGATGGCGTTGGTGGAGTACTCCGCCGACGAGATCAAGACGGTGTTCTCCGACTACCCGGATCTGGAGGTGTGCGTCTACGCCGCACCGACCCAGACCGTGATCGGTGGGCCGCCTGAGCAGATCGACGCGATCGTCGCCCGCGCCGAAGCCGAGGGTAAGTTCGCCCGCAAGCTGCAGACCAAGGGCGCCAGCCACACTCAGCAGATGGACCCGCTGCTCGGCGAGCTGTCCGCGGAGATCACCGGCATCGACGCTCACCCGCTGCAGGTCCCGTACTACTCGACGGTGCACGAGGGCAGCCTGATCCGCCCCGGCGGCGAACCGATCCACGATGTCGAGTACTGGAAGAAGGGGCTGCGGCACAGCGTCTACTTCACCCAGGGCATCCGCAACGCCGTCGACAACGGTCACACCACATTCCTGGAGCTGGCTCCGAATCCGGTGGCGCTCATGCAGGTTGGCCTGACCACCGCATCGGCCGGCCTGCACGACGGGCAGCTCATCGCGACCCTCGCCCGCAAGCAGGACGAGGTCGCGTCGATGGTCGCGGCCATGGCTCAGCTCTATGTCTACGGCCACGACCTGGACTTCCGAAGCATGTTCGGCCCCGGGGATTACGCCGCGATCCCGCCGACCCGGTTCCGGCGCAAGGAGCACTGGCTCAACGCCCAGTTCTCGGCCGACGGTGCGACGATGATCCCGGGCACCCACGTGGCGACCCCGGACGGCAGACATGTCTGGGAGTACGCCGCCAAGGGGCAGACGGATCTGGCCGCTCTGGTGAAAGCCGCTGCGGTGCAGGTACTTCCGGATGCCACCCTGACGGCGTCCGAGCAGCGGGCGGTGCCCGGTGAGGGTGCCCGGCTGGTGACCACCCTGACCCGGCACCCCGGCGGCGCCTCGGTTCAGGTGCACGCGCGGATCGACGAATCGTTCACGTTGGTCTACGACGCCATCGTCACCCGCTCCGGCGCGGTGTCGGCGCTGCCCGCCGCGGTCGCCACCGGCGTCGCGGTCACTGCACCGGTGCAAGCCCCGGCCGTCGAGGAGCCGGCGGACGATGCGTCCATCCTGCACGACAACCTGGCCGCCGGCGCGGGAGTGGCTGCGACACTGGGCAAATGGTCACCGGACACCGATGAGACCGTGCACGACCGGCTGTCGCTGATCGTCGGCAGTGCCATGGGCTACGAGCCCGAGGACCTGCCGTGGGAAGTGCCGCTGATCGAGCTGGGCCTGGATTCGCTGATGGCGGTGCGGATCAAGAACCGCGTCGAGTACGACTTCGACCTGCCGCCGATCCAGCTGACCGCGGTGCGCGACGCCAACCTCTATGCCGTCGAGAAGCTCATCGAGTACGCGATCGAGCACCGTGACGAGGTCGAGGATCTGGCCGAGGCGCAGAAGGGCAAGACGGCCGAGGAGATCGCCGCCGAGCAGGCCGAGCTCATGGGCGGTGCGACCACCGTCGCCGAACTCGAGGCCAAGCTGGCCGAGGCCGGTCACCCGATCGCGGCCGAAGCGACAGAAGCGGCCGCACCCGAGCCGAATGTTCCGCCGCCGCCCACCAACCCGGCCGGTCCGGCCATCCCGCCGCCGCCGACCGATCCGTCGGGTCCTGGGGCCGGAAAGTCCGCCGGGGCGAGCGAAGCGACGGGAAAATCCGCCGCCGCCAAGGCGGCTGCGAAGGTTCTCACCCAGGAGGCCGTCACGGAGGCCCTCGGTGCCGACGTGCCTCCGCGTGAAGCCGCCGAACGGGTGACTTTCGCGACCTGGGCCATCGTCACCGGCAAGTCGCCGGGCGGCATCTTCAACGAGTTGCCCGCCGTCGACGACGAGACCGCGGGCAAGATCGCCCAGCGGCTCTCCGAACGCGCCGAGGGCACCATCACCGTCGAGGACGTCCGCGCCGCCAAGACCATCGAGGAATTGGCCACGACGGTGCGTGAGTTCCTCGAGGCCGGCGAGCTCGAAGGCTTCGTGCGGACCCTGCGTGCGCCCAAAGAGGGCAGCAAGCACGTGCCGGTGTTCGTGTTCCACCCGGCGGGCGGCTCGACCGTGGTCTACGAGCCGCTGCTCAAGCGCCTGCCGGCGGACACCCCGGTGTACGGGCTGGAGCGGGTCGAGGGCTCGATCGAGGAGCGGGCCGCCGAGTACGTGCCCAAGCTGATGGAGATCAACGGCAAGGGTCCCTACATCCTGGCCGGCTGGTCGCTGGGCGGGGCGCTGGCCTACGCCTGCGCGGTGGGCCTCAAACGCAACGGCTGCGACGTCCGCTTCGTCGGTCTGATCGACACGGTGCGCGCCGGCGAGGAGGTGCCGCAGACCAAGGAGGAGATCCGGGCTCGCTGGGACCGTTATGCGTTGTTCGCCCAGCGCACCTTCAACGTGGAGATCCCAGAGATCCCCTACGCGCAGCTCGAGGAACTCGACGACGAGGGCCAGGTGCGTTTCGTACTCGACGCCGTCCAGGAGAGCGGAGTGAACATCCCCGGCGGTGTCATCGAGCACCAGCGGACGTCATACCTGGACAACCGTGCCCTGGACACCGCCAACATCGAGCAGTACGACGGCCACGTCACGCTCTACATGGCCGACCGCTACCACGATGACGCGATCATGTTCGAGCCGCGCTACGGCATCCGTAAGCCCGACGGCGGCTGGGGCGAGTTCGTCTCCGAACTGGAAGTCGTCCCCATCGGGGGCGAGCACATCCAGGCCATCGATGAGCCGTACATTGCGAAGGTCGGCGCTCACCTGAGCGAGGCGATCAACCGCATTGATGCTGAGGAGAACCAGTGA